A single Triticum dicoccoides isolate Atlit2015 ecotype Zavitan chromosome 2A, WEW_v2.0, whole genome shotgun sequence DNA region contains:
- the LOC119354461 gene encoding zeta-carotene desaturase, chloroplastic/chromoplastic-like, producing the protein MAATSCALVSALVVGRRRGPSCQRAAAAGVVRCSLDSKVSDMAINAPKGLFPPEPEHYRGPKLKVAIIGAGLAGMSTAVELLDQGHEVDLYDSRTFIGGKVGSFVDKHGNHIEMGLHVFFGCYSNLFRLMKKVGADNNLLVKEHTHTFVNKGGIVGELDFRFPVGAPLHGIQAFLRTNQLKVYDKARNAVALALSPVVRALLDPDGALQQVRDLDDVSFTDWFMSRGGTRESITRMWDPVAYALGFIDCDNISARCMLTIFTLFATKTEASLLRMLKGSPDVYLSGPIKKYITDRGGRFHLKWGCREVLYDKSPDGETYVKGFLISKATSSEIIKADAYVAACDVPGIKRLLPSEWREWDMFDNIYKLDGVPVVTVQLRYNGWVTEVQDLEKSRQLQKAVGLDNLLYTPDADFSCFSDLALSSPADYYIEGQGSLIQAVLTPGDPYMPLPNEEIISKVEKQVLDLFPSARGLEVTWSSVVKIGQSLYREAPGNDPFRPDQKTPVKNFFLSGSYTKQDYIDSMEGATLSGRRTAAYICGAGEELLAIRKKLIVDHSEKASGMVQMLQTS; encoded by the exons ATGGCCGCCACGTCGTGCGCGCTAGTCTCGGCCCTCGTAGTCGGCCGGCGCCGCGGGCCGTCCTGCCAGCGCGCGGCGGCCGCCGGTGTGGTTCGATGCTCGCTCGACAGCAAGGTCTCCGACATGGCCATCAACG CACCGAAAGGACTGTTCCCGCCGGAGCCTGAGCACTACAGGGGCCCGAAGCTCAAGGTCGCCATCATAGGTGCCGGCCTCGCCGGCATGTCCACCGCAGTAGAGCTCTTGGACCAGGGACATGAG GTTGATCTGTATGACTCCCGAACTTTTATTGGCGGCAAGGTTGGTTCTTTTGTCGACAAGCATGGGAACCATATCGAGATGGGGCTGCATGTCTTCTTTGGTTGTTACAGCAATCTTTTCCGCCTCATGAAGAAG GTTGGGGCTGATAATAATCTACTAGTCAAGGAACATACCCATACTTTTGTAAATAAAGGGGGCATTGTTGGTG AACTTGATTTTCGGTTCCCTGTGGGAGCTCCATTACATGGTATCCAAGCATTTCTAAGAACCAATCAACTCAAG GTTTATGATAAGGCAAGGAATGCAGTTGCTCTCGCCCTAAGCCCAGTTGTTCGAGCTCTTCTTGATCCAGACGGTGCATTGCAACAAGTACGGGACTTGGATGAT GTAAGTTTCACTGATTGGTTCATGTCTAGAGGTGGTACTCGAGAGAGCATCACAAGAATGTGGGATCCTGTTGCTTATGCTCTTGGTTTTATCGACTGTGATAATATCAGTGCTCGATGCATGCTTACTATTTTCACCCTGTTTGCCACAAAGACAGAGGCATCTTTGTTGCGCATGCTAAAGGGCTCACCTGATGTTTACTTAAGTGGCCCAATAAAGAAGTACATAACAGACAGGGGTGGTAG GTTTCACTTGAAGTGGGGATGCCGAGAGGTTCTCTACGATAAGTCACCCGATGGAGAGACCTATGTGAAAGGCTTTCTCATCTCTAAG GCTACAAGTAGTGAGATAATCAAAGCAGATGCATATGTTGCAG CTTGTGATGTCCCAGGGATCAAAAGACTATTACCATCGGAATGGAGGGAATGGGATATGTTTGACAATATATACAAGTTAGATGGTGTTCCTGTAGTCACTGTTCAGCTTCGCTACAATGGATGGGTTACTGAAGTCCAAGACTTGGAGAAATCAAG ACAACTCCAAAAAGCAGTTGGCTTGGATAATCTACTCTATACTCCAGATGCAGACTTCTCCTGTTTTTCAGACCTTGCACTGTCATCTCCTGCTGACTACTACATTGAAGGACAAGGTTCCCTGATCCA AGCTGTGCTAACTCCAGGTGATCCGTACATGCCATTGCCAAATGAGGAGATTATTAGCAAGGTTGAAAAACAG GTCTTAGATTTGTTTCCATCAGCCCGAGGCTTGGAAGTTACATGGTCCAGTGTGGTAAAGATCGGACAATCCTTGTACCGTGAGGCTCCTGGAAATGATCCATTTAGACCTGACCAGAAGACACCAGTTAAAAATTTCTTCTTGTCTGGCTCTTACACGAAACAG GACTACATTGACAGCATGGAAGGAGCAACTCTTTCTGGCAGGCGAACAGCAGCCTACATCTGTGGTGCTGGAGAGGAGTTATTAGCCATTCGAAAGAAGCTCATTGTCGATCACAGCGAGAAGGCCTCCGGGATGGTTCAAATGTTGCAAACAAGTTAA